Part of the Hyphomicrobiales bacterium genome is shown below.
ACCTCATCGGTAGCTATATGAGAACCTAAGGGCGTCGGAATGTCTGCCACAAAAATCCAAGGCAGGGATTTATATATAGAGGAGTGTGTCTTACCCCCTTGCCCCGCCCTAAGCCGTGAGGCAACCCATGTCCCTTCTTTGGGTCTTACTTGGAAGCCAAGTGACGACACTTAACGCTAATTTGAGGGCCCTATGTCAGATCGAACATCGATGCAGTCAATGAGATGGCAGGGGGGGGATGGAAGGCATGGTAATCACACAGCAAAACAACCATCGCTCATGCTTAGAGCGAAACACACGTTCGACTGTGAGCTAATAGAATGATGCCACCGACAAATGTAGGTAACGCGACACAGTAGGCCATTGTTATAGCTGACATTGAAATATATTGAGTAGCTTATTACCTCACGTCCGCTTCGAGCCCAAATTGACCGATGTTGCGCTATCGACGAATGTCAGCTTTGGCGTGTCAAAGAGGGCGCTCTAATGCTGTTTTGATTTCACCGTTGTCGCTCAATTCCACAAATTCAACATCGTGCCTCATTTCTTCCTTCAACAAGTCGTCCAGATGACTTGCAGGTGTTATAATGCCATAGCCAAACCCATCTAGCGTGTCTGACGAAGCAGATGAAATTGCTGTACTTGCGACCACTCCCACAACAAACCCATCGCGGTTCAATACTGGTGCTCCACTGCTCCCGCCCTTTACTCGAGCATTGACCAAAAAATACTCTGTGGCCTCGAGGTAGTTTGAACCGTTACTTACAACCTCTCCGTTCATGACTTTTATTTCAGATCCGATTTCGCCGTGTTCAAGCACTGTCAATCGATCAAAACCAGGAACAGGTGGAAAACCAATACTCAAAATGCTCTCGCCAAGAACATGCGAACTTTTACGGAATGGTGGGGCTGTTAGTGGAGCTGTTAGTGGAGCTGTTAGTGCCGCTTCTGCTTCTAGTAAGAAAACCGCAAGGTCAATGTTAGGATTGGCGTGATATGATATCCTTATAATATTACGAGGCTTTCCTTTTGCGTCGAGCACTTTAACACTCTGCATACCCTCCACGACATGGCGAGCCGTTACAAACGTGTTCGCGTTGCCCAAAAAAAATCCAGTTCCGAGGCCATCGTCATTGTTCGAGTCTTTTACTAGGACAGGAGAAACCGATCCTGAATGCCGTCGGAAAATTTCAATCGGCCCGCCGACCCGATTTTCATAGGTTCCATATTCAGCATTGGTTTCTGAAAAACCGCGCCCCATGTATAGCCGATCTAGAGCAACACCTCCCAGGTCAACCAAAAGACCTTGGTTTACGAGTTGGTTCACGACGTGAAAAAGATAACCAACATCTAAGCTTTCATTCCAGCTAGGGTCAGAATTTACAAAATCAGCTAGTTTCAAGATGGAGGGTTGATCTGTCGCCAATGGCTCACTGCTATGAAAGTAGCGCATTAAAAGCGTAGCGAGGTTTTCGGGGCGTACAATTTTGTCCATTTTTCTTCCTAAACCAGTTCAAATGATCAGCAACTATGTCTATTAATGTGTTTGTTTGCTGATGTCGTACGTATTAAGCGGTAAATCATCATTATCAAAGAGTAGCCATTCGGGCGCATTTTTGTATTACGGCTTCGTCCGCATTGCCGAAGTTTGGTGCGGTTATCTATTCAGGGAAACGAAGGGCAGCTTTTGGACAAACCCCAGCAAGCTATACAATTACATGAAGGTAATAAAGTGACTCGATAGTGGACTAACTGCGACTCTGCGACGCACCGTAGATGACACAAGGCGATATAAGAGTCACACAGAGCCACCTCGCCTTTCACGCAGTATTGGACTCCACCACCAAGAACGCCGCCCTATGACTCTCTGTGCGGGTTTATGAAGCGCTCCGCGCCAAGAGGGGTACGACAGGCGTGACCAGTGGCGAATGGCTGGATTAACTGACACCTTAAGTCTCACAAACTATACTTTTTGAGATTGACAAACAGCCCGTCTCTTTTTATGTCTCAGAACTATATTCTCATAAAGCTCTAGGAGTAACGAGACATGGCCATCATCGGATATGCAAGAGTATCAACCACAGGACAATCATTGGAGACACAGGAAGGACGCCTAGAGAGTGCTGGCGTGGAGAAGCTCTACTCAGAGAAGCGCTCAGGTGTTGACGCGGTCCGCCCTGAACTAAGGGCCTGTCTCGACTATGTCCGCGATGGAGACACCCTCATCGTCACCAAGATAGACCGTGTTGCTCGTTCAGCAGCAGACTTCCATTCAATCTTGAAGCAACTCAGCGACAAAGGCGTGTCTTTCAAAGCCCTAGATGACCCTGATGCAGACACCTCCACCCGTTCAGGCAAGCTCTTGATCGGTATCCTTGCACTCATAGCTGAGTTTGAGAACGACATCCGCAAAGAGCGGCAGATGGAAGGGATCGCTAAGGCAAGAGCCAAGGGGACAAAGTTTGGACGTAAGAAACAGCTCACAGACGAAGCTATACACTCCATCGCCTCCATGCGTGAAGGTGGCATGACCGTCCCCCAGATTATGCAAGACACAGGCCTCTCCAAGGCATCCGTCTATCGGGCTTTAGCTAACAACTAACTTTGTGCATCAGCTAATCGGTGTTTGTTACTAACTTGCAAAGATGGGCTGCATAAGGTCAACAACTTAACGTCAAAACCTGAACTGGCTCACATCGTCGTGACTAAGGCCAATTTATGTGACAATGCCCATTGTGTGCCTATTTTATTCCATTATCTTGACGATCATATATTCACACAGCTCTAATCATAGAGAGGTGTTTTTGATATCCAATATAGGCCCTGTTTCTATGCTGCATTGCGTTAAGTTATTATCTAAGATTATTGCCACCTTCCTGACATTTCTAGTCACATTCGTTTATGCCAGTATTGCTCATGCAAACGGTAGCTGGGAGCCGATAACAAACACTCAATCCGGCAAGGGAGCAGCCGTTTGTAATAATTCTCAACTGAACTTGATCTGCTTCGGCTTAAGATGCAAAGCAGGGCAAAAACCCGAGTTTGTGATATTTTTCACTGGGGGGCAATTCAATCAGCCCATTGAGACGAAAATTCTAGTCGATGGCAACCCAGCGTATCCACTCACATTTCGCCCTATCAAAAAGAACAGTGAGCTTGGTGCAATCTTCAAGTCAACCGATGCCAATCTTTTGGGTCTTTTAAAAAACGGGTCGCAAATGACACTTGTCACGCCTGTTAAAAGTCATCGGTTTTCACTGCGTGGATCGTCGCAACACATACAGCGAGCTGAAAGACTTTGTGGACTGGGTCAGTTGACCACAACACAAACAATTGCACCTAAAACGACAAATAGTAACCAGAACAAGTGGGTCTTTAGGCCGTCAAGTGCGCAGTTTCCTTCGGCCTCTGCTTCCGTTTGCAGTACCAGCAACCCAAACCATTGTTTTGGATATAGATGCAATATTCGATCACCACAAGTATACTCATTCGTATCGACAAATGATCCCGCATCTCCGCGAATTGAAACTGATGTATTCTATAATATTGGAGACAAAAAATTCACGTCAAAAGCTTCGGTCACGGGTGAAGCCTTTGAAGGCATTATCGAGTTCGCGTATGAAGTCGATGTATCAGGCAGCTGGCAGTTTCTCTCGGCTCTTTTTTCCAACCCCTCTGTGCACATCACAAGCGATTTGTTCAGCCCCTTGCATTTTTCACTGAATGGCGCGTCTGCAGCGGTGAGCCAACTTATCGGCCATTGCACTCAATTACAGTCAAATCCGGCAGTAATTTCAGATTCAGATAACCAACCTCAAACGGATTTAAAAAAAGAACCTACCTCTGATGCTACCAATCTAAACAAGGTCATAAGCCGCGAAATTACTGAAGGATGCGAAACAAGCCGAGGCAAGATTGCACCCAGCGGACTGACTTTCAAAGATTTAAACAATGATGGAAAAGAGGATCTAATCTTATCTCATCACGCTATTTCATGCACAGGGGGCAATCTCAAACGCAGCCTTTATTGCGGTGCTCAGGTATGCACAACAAAGATATTTATACGGCAACAGGCCGAACTTAAATTTGAAATAGAGTTCTTAGGATCTGTTGAAACAATCTCAAATGATGAACCACCACTTCTATCGCTCATCAGTCATGGTGGTGAAAAAGCAAAGATCAGATGGAATGGTCAAAAGATAGCGGTGACTAACTGAGCCCAGCCTTAGGCATTAAATCAATTAGATAAATGGAGTGCTTTGCTCCAGCTAGGAATGGTATCCAGATGCAATGGAGGTCCTTCAGGCTTCGTGGCACCTGAGAAAAACAACAAAACTGTTACAGAATATTGACACAGCAGACACCTACAAATATACGTAAGTCATTGTTTTTATTAATCTATATACTCAACAAGGCGTTTCCCCTAGGCTCCACCAAATTTTTAGCAACTCTCTTAAGGTTGGATTGCACTTCAGGTGCACCTAATAGCAATTTGCATTGCACCCAGCACCTCAAAGAAGCATTTTTCAACAAATAGCTTTCAACTTAATCCGCAACTAGCGTTATCACATTAACTTTTGATCAAAAGTTTTGGTATCACTCGCTGTTGCGTGCCGTTGATCAGGACGGGTATGTTCTTGATGAAATCTTACAAACTCGCCATTATACGAAGGCTGCGAAACGCTTGTTACGACGTTTGCTGCAGAAACGGAGCTTGCCAACAAGGCGTATCCTGACGGATAAGTTCAGATCCTGTAGAGCAGCAAAGCGTCAGACCATACCTAGTATCAAGCATCTCTCTCATAAGGGGTTGAGCAATCACACCGAAAATTCTCATATTCCATTAAGAAAGCGAGAACGTATGATGCAAGGTTTACGGTCCGTGGGTAGCTTGCAACGGTTCTGTTCAATCTTCTCGGCCCTATAGCCCTATGTAATCCCTTCGTTCCATCCCGCTTAAAACGCAACGCTTTCCAAAATCCGTTATTAATGCAAATTATGTTCAATCAAAACAATCAGGCAAAACAATCAGGATACCTTAGTTTATGAACACCCATTCGGTTTTCGCTGTTCAAGTAGTCGCAACGAAATCCTTTGGCGGCATTGAAACAGCAGCCCTCGCCTACGCTCATATGTTTGATGAATTGGGCATCCCATCTGTGTGCCTTTATCGCGGTCCCGGCACGGAAATGCTTAGCTCTGCTGGCGTTACTGTTATGCCTCTGCCCGATACACTAACAGGCCCTTTAAAATACATACCGTTTGTAGCAATGCCAATCATTTCAAAACTAAAAACACTTGCAGGCAAGCGTACACTTTTGTTCGTAGTGCACAGCGACCTCGCTCTTCAAGCACTGCGGCGTCATTTCCCGCAAGCAAAGTTCGTTGCTCCCTGTCACTCAGATAAGGCCACACGCAAAAAAGACGCTGATCTGGCAATCACACTGAACAAGAAGCAACAAGCGCATGTTGAAACTATTCTAGAAGGCCACCGCGCCAAAGCAGTTGAACTCGGCAACCCATTCATAACATCCAGAAAAAAGGCTCCGGCCAGCGATAAAATGAGGATTGTCTTTTGTGCCCGCTTTACGCCAGTTAAAAACCCTCTCGCTGTTATCAAAGCTCATGCCTGCCTCAATAATCCACCCCCGCTCTTGATGATTGGTGATGGCGATTTAATGGGTGAAGCGCGCGAGGCTGCAGGTGACGACGTAGAGTTTCTCGGTTGGCGCGGTGACCCATGGCAGCATATTAGCCGTGATGATATCCTTATTTCGCCTTCATCATGGGAAGGATTGCCATACATGATCTTGGAGGCTCTCGATCGGGGTGTTCCCGTCATCGCAAGTGACATTGCTGGTCATTGCGCTGCCCTTAATGATGGGGATTATGGCACCCTCACACCTCTTGGCGACCATGCGGCGCTGGTTGCAACCGTGCAGGAAGCTATTGCCAATCCGAACGTTTTAAGAGACAAAGCAGAAAAGGGTATACATTCAATCTCAACACGCTTTGGGCCAAAATATTTTTGGCAACGCTTAAGTAGCGCATTATCTGAAAAGCCTGCAGTATGAGCTTATATATCAATTCCTCACGCCACTATTTGAATGAATTTATGGCGGCATTTGCTTCTGACACAACAGCAGACATGATCGTGCTGGATGCTGGAGCGGGCGACGCGCCGTATCGCCATTTATTCAATCACGCAACTTATGAAACTGCTGACCTCAAGACCGTTGATAAAAGATATATAGATGTCACCTATGAGTGTGACCTTGCCGATATTCCCGTAGACGACGGACGATTTGATCGCATCATTTTCAACCAAGTTCTTGAACATGTACCTGATCCACAGCCCGTGCTGGCAGAGCTTTGTCGCACCCTAAAACCTGGTGGTCAGATGATTTGCTCAGCCCCTTTGTTGTTTGAGGAACATGAACAACCCTATGATTTTTATCGATACACGCAATTTGCCTATCCAATTATGTTTGGCAAGGCTGGTTTCAAGGTCGACAATATCATGTGGCTTGAGGGCTATTTCGGAACTTTTGCCTACCAACTCAGAAAAGCTGGTAGAAACATCCCCATTTTTCATCCACGCCTATCAAAGAATATCTTTGGATTAGCAGCTATTCCTTTATTATTGATAGCGAAAATATTGGCCCGCTTGGGTGCTGGATTTTTCTCAAGGCTCGATCTCATTGCAAAGATTGAAGATCGCGGCAGCCCTAAAAACTATGTCGTTATTGCTCACAAAGCTGAACAAACAAATGACAGAGGAATGGAATGAAACAGATAAATTCCCTCGTCCGGTTTGAGGCTGCTGCGCGCGCTTCCGAAAGCCCATTTGAACTTACCGTGTTTGATACCGCAATCGGATCACAAAATTTGGGCGACCAAATTATCATGAAAGCCGCCTATGGCGAGCTGCGACGTTTGTTCCCACAGGCGCATTTATGGTCCTTGCCAACGCATGATCATTTTGGTCCCGCAGGGCGAAAGCGCCTGCGCCATTCATTGTTTTCCATCGCTTGTGGCACTAATCTGATTCATCAGGAAATGCCCAAACGCGGTCATTGGCGTCTACCAAAACGATTTCCGATTCCAGTTGGATATTATCATCCAAAACGACTTGCACTTATGGCTGTTGGCTCTAATGCGGAAGATCTGTCTTCATCGGCGACATCTTTTTTGAAAAAGTCTCTGTGGTCAGCAGTGCCCGTCAGTAGCCGAGACAAGAAAACTGCAGACATCTTATCAAAGGGAAACCTATCCGCAGCGCATACCACCTGCGTCACCATGTGGGATTTGCCGAAAGATCATGCAGAACAATTACCAAAACATAAGGCTGAAGCGGCCGTTGTCTGCTTGACCGGCACTCGTAAGGCACCGCATGAACGCGTCGCCTTTGATATTCAGCTTTTGGAGAAAGTTCGTAGCTCTTACAAAAAGTGCTATTATTGGCCCCAAGGGCAGGTTGATATGGAATATTTTTTATCCCTCGACCAATCAGGCTTTGAAGTCCTGCCGCATTCACTTGAAGCCTATGAGAACCTCCTCACATCGCAACCTTCACTCGATTACATAGGTGCACGGCTGCATGGCGGCATATTGGCAATGATGCACGGCTGTCGCCCTTTGATTGTTAAAGTCGACAATCGAGCCGCAGATATCGGCGATAGCGTCAACCTGCCTGTAATCGGGATTGAAGACCTCGATAGTATTGATACCATGATCAATCAACCACGCGAAACGCGCGTTTCGGTTCCCTACGATGCCATTGAGATGTGGAGATCCAATCTTATTAATGCTGTAGAAGATTTGCTGCCAACGTCGATCAATCTGTCTAAATTTCGTGGTCGTTGAAACATGAGGGCCTTAAGAAACTTTCTGTTACCGACAATTGCGCGAAAAGTTCGTCGTGATCGCCTGACTTATCTGTCTCCAGAAAAACTGAAGAGCCTCATCTCAGTCATGAAGAAGGCCAACGCAAACGGTGTTGAGGGCAATGTTCTGGAAATGGGCATAGCGCTGGGCGGATCAGGCATTGTGCTTGCGAGCATTATGGGAGAACGGGACTTTTACGGGTATGATGTGTTCGGCCTTATCCCACCTCCAAGCGATGTAGATGGCAAGCGGATCAATTTTGTGCCTGGTCTATTTGAGGGCACATTACCGCACGATGGACCTGATCCTCCCCCAATGAATTGATCCATCTGAGAAGTTAGTATTAGGAGGGCTATAGAATGGCTAGAAAGCACCATAAACTGGAAGAAATTGTCACTAAGTTACGGCAGGTTGACATTGACCTGAGACCCAACTTCCATCTATTTTTGAGTAGAGTCCATCGGTTTATTTTGACCTTATGCGGCCTGTTTTTGCAAGGTCATTTTCCTCGCATATTCAATAGGCGTGAGATTTCCTAGGGATGAGTGTGGTCTGTTCTGGTTATAATCCTCCTTCCAGTCATTGATTTGAGTTCGAGCTTCACGGAGTGAGGAAAACAATGTTTCGTTCAAGCATTCATCTCTGAAGCTACCATTGAAGTTTTCAATGAAGGCATTGTGCATCGGTTTTCTTGGCTGAATGTAATGCCATTCGACATTGGTTTCTTGGCACCATTTAAGAACAGCCATACTGGTGAGCTCGGCGCCGTTATCGCTGACGATTGTTCGTGGTTTTCCGCGCTGTTGAATAAGGTGTGTGAGTTCACGCGTTACACGCGAACCAAAAAGTGATGTGTCGGAGACGAGCGCCAAGCATTCACAACTGAAGTCATTGACGATTGCAACACTCGAAACCTACGACCGTCTGTGAAGCTGTCAGACACAAAGTCGAGAGACCATCGTTCATTAGCTCTGGATGGTAACAGCATTGGTCTACGTGTCCCCAGTGCCCGTTTCCTGCCGCCACGTTTGCGAACTTGAAGCTTCTCCTCGCGATACAAACGTCGGAGTTTCTTCTGGTTCATAACAATACCTTGACGCTCAAGCATGACGTGAATGCGCCTATAACCAAAGCGGCGGCGTTCTGCCGCCACCTTCTTCATAGCTTCTCGCAGGTCAGCATCATCCGGACGCATGGATTGGTAGCGCATACTCGACCGATCAATTTTGAGAATGGTACACACCCGACGTTGACTAATAACGCCATGCCCTTTGCAGGCGCGTGCCACAGCTTTACGCTTCGCGTCAGGCGTCACCACTTTTTTGAGTTGATGTCCTTCAAAACCGCATTATCCAGCATCTGTTCGGCAAGCAGCTTCTTTAGCTTCGTGTTCTCTTCCTCAAGCGCTTTTAGTTTGCGAGCATCCGACACATCCATGCCGCCAAACTTCGATTTGTATTTGTAAAATAATGCACTGCTGACACCGTACTTCCGGCACACCTCCACCGTTGGTGTTCCCGCTTCCTGTTCCTTGATCATTCCAATGATCTGTTCTTCTGTAAAACGTGACTTCTTCATATTCTGTCTCCAATTCGTTGGGACAGACTCTAGCAAAAAGTGGAGGAGATTATGGGTCTCAGGTCAATATTCTCCAGCCTGTAGCCTTTGCTCTCTCTTGTTGTCTGGTGCTTTAAGCTTGAGCTTGTCCAGTGGGTTCTCCTTGAGGGGAATATTCCATTCATCCCTAGCAATATTAAACATGCTCTTTATTGGTGTTAGTTGCCTTTTGAGTATAGCGGGTTTGACTTCGTTCAGTCGTTTGTCTCGGTAGGATGCAAAGTCAGAAGTGTTTAGCTGGGCCAGTGTCTTCGAACAAATGTCGAGTTCCAGAAATGAATTGAGAATGATAACTTCTAAATCACGGTGATCGTTAGATAGTTCCCTTCTATCCTGTGCAATTTCAATGTATCTTGCCCATTCTCTTGTATCTTTGTATTGTGTGAACGTCTTTGTGATGTCGGGATAACCGTGTCTCCTGATTTGAACCTGAAACTTGTTTCCTCTTTTACGAATTGTAGCCATGGCGAAACCTTTACTGTGACGTGAGTGTGACAGCAGCGGATTTCATTCATTTATCTTGGAGGCCAATTTCCCCTAACGTATTGTTATACACTGGAAGTTCATGGTGCACCCGACAGGATTCGAACCTGTGGCCTCTGCCTTCGGAGGGCAGCGCTCTATCCAGCTGAGCTACGGGTGCTTTAAGCCATGCGTGTGATTTACAGGATCAATGGCAGCTTCGCAATCGCAGATCATTGATTTGCTGATTTATTCTTCATAGCTTCCGTCACGGCAGTCATTTTTGGCCATTTAAATTGTTGATTGCATTGGGTTTGGGTGGTTGAATGTGGCAATTTAGGCGGGAGGTATTGCAATTGGCGAAGACGAAACTTGAGGCGCATTCGGATGATGCTTTGGTTGCACTTTTGCGCTCAGTGTCGCTTTTTGCAGAACTGAACGATGCCGCCTTAAAGACGGTTTCTAAATTATCACGGATTGAAAGCTTATCTCGTGGTGCTGTTTTGATTGAACAAGGAGACAAGTCTGACAGCCTTTATGTTGTGATGCGTGGCCGTTTTTTGGTGATGGCTGATGATCGATTGATCGCGGAAATTAATGAGAGCGAGCCGATTGGTGAGCTTGCATTTTTTACCGGAGAACCGCGCACGGCGACTGTTGTTGCAGGACGCAACAGCCAAGTTTTGGTGTTTGATCGCGCGGCTTATGACAAGGTTATTCAGCAGACACCGCAAATTGCTAGTGATCTTTTGGCCGCGATTTCAGCAAGGCTTGTGAAGGCCACAAAGAAAGCGCCGACTCTACGGCCACAAATACCAAAATCCGTTGTCTTCATGCCAATTGGCAACCAAGCACTGCCAAGCACTTTCGTTGAGCAACTGCAGGCGACGATTGGTGATAAGGCCGGTTGGCAAGTTGTAACCCTTGTTGATGCGGCTGAGGCAGTTCGTGATGATGAAGCTGAGTTGGACCTATGGCTGCAAAGGGTGCAGGAAGACAGCGAAAATGCAGTCATTGTTGTTGAAAATCCAACTGAGAATTTGCCTTGGTACAAAGCTGCAATTGCCAATGGCGACAACGTCTTTCTTGTCGGAAAAATGGCTGCATCAATCGATGATGTGCCCGTTGTCACAGGTTTAGAGCGCACAATTTTTACAGATGCTTTGCAAGCCAACACTCAACTTGTTGTCCTTCGTGATCAACATGCTGAGCCGATAAAAAACACGAAGATGTTGTTGGCCGAACGTCCAGTTGCTTTGCATCATCATGTGGCTCTTGATCGCCTTGAAGACTTTGAACGTTTGTCTCGGTTTGTGCGCGGCAAGGCGATTGGCCTTGTGATGAGTGGCGGAGGAGCCTTTGGTACGGCGCATCTTGGCGCGATTAAGGCGATGCAAGAAAAGGGTTTTGTGTTCGATATGGTGGGCGGCACCAGCATTGGGTCTGCTATGGCCTCCGTTCTTGCCCTTGGTATGGAAGCAAGCGTTGCGGTTGAAAAATGTGAGCAGATTTTTTTAAAGAGTAAGATCATGAACCGGATGACGGTTCCAATTTTTAGTTTTATCGATTCAGTAGCTCTTGATGAACAACTCAAACAGCACCTTGGAGAGATTGATATTGAAGATGCGCCGCTAAACTTCTTCTCGGTCGCAACCAGCCTCACCACCAATGATGTCAGCGTTATGAGTTCTGGTCCTTTATGGAAGGCTGTTCGAGCATCGTCATCGCTCCCAGGCCTGTTTCCGCCTTTGGTAACCGATGATGGAGAAGTGCTGATTGATGGGGGGCTGCTGGACAACGTGCCAATTGACGTAATGCGCCATTTGAAAGTGGGTCCAAATGTCGTGTTCAATTTCAAGCAGTCCAAAGATTGGCGTGTCAAAACAGCCTATGAAGACCTTCCAGGGCGTGGGCCATTGCTGATGCAAACATTGCGACTAAGCCGTAAGAAGCGACCCCGTTTTCCGCGTATTGCATCGATTTTAACGCGATCCATGATTGTCAGCGCACGCCGCTTAATGGAGCAGACTGATACAACAGGTGATGTTGTGATTGATCTAACACCCTTACCCGGAATGGGCTTTTTGGAATGGAAAAAAGGGCGCCGACAATTTGATGTCGCCTATGCAGCTATGGTGGAGAAACTCTCCGAGCTACATCTGGATGAGGCAAAGCTTGATGAAGATGAACGCTTTGCGCGGCTTCAAAAAATCAAGACTTAGGCAAATTGCAGTGCTAAGAATACATGTCGGTTTGTTTGGTGTTTAAAGGAAACCCCATGAGTGATAGTCCCGTTAAAATTCGCAAAGAAGATGGTGTCTTTGAGCTAACGCTTGATCGGCCAAAGGCCAATGCAATTGATCTGGCAACAAGCCGCATTATGGGAGAAGCGTTTGCTGAATTTCGCGATGATCCTGAATTGCGCGTTGCGATTGTTACGGGTGCTGGCGAGAAGTTCTTTTGTCCTGGATGGGATTTAAAAGCGGCAGCAGATGGCGACGAAGTGGATGGCGATTACGGCGTCGGCGGGTTCGGTGGCTTGCAAGAGCTGCGCGATTTGAACAAGCCAGTGATCGCAGCGGTTAATGGTATTTGCTGCGGTGGAGGTTTGGAACTAGCGCTTTCTGCCGATATTATTTTGGCCGCCGATCATGCAAGTTTTGCCCTACCAGAAATACAGTCAGGCACAGTGGCAGACGCTGCATCGGTCAAGCTACCAAAGCGCATCCCTTATCACATCGCCATGGAAATGCTTTTGACCGGTCGTTGGATCGAAGCGGAAGAGGCCCATCGCTGGGGCATGATCAATCAAATTCATCCATCAGGTAATTTGATGGAGAAAACTTGGGAAATGGCGCGGCTTTTAGCCTCTGGTCCACCGCTTGTTTATGCGGCGATTAAAGAGATTGTTCGCGATAGCGAAGACAGCAAATTCCAAGATAGCATGAACCGCATTACGAAGCGCCAGCTCGCAACCGTGGATGTGCTTTATGGGTCTGAAGACAATCTAGAAGGGGCAAAAGCTTTTGCAGAAAAGCGGGACCCTATTTGGAAGGGCAAGTAAAACCGCCGATCAAGGCACTTCTAACAAAGTAACCATGCAATCGCCGCTAATCGTGCTTACATGAATGATGAGAACTTTATAAAGGGTAATAAACATGGCTGTAAGATTGACAGACGAAGAACGCGCAGCAGCGCTTGCGCCTTTGACTGATTGGCAAGAAGTCGACGGTCGTGAGGCTATTACGCGCGCTTACAAATTCAAAGACTTCAATGAAGCTTTCGGTTGGATGACCCGTGTTGCGATGGTGGCTGAAAAAATGGAACACCACCCTGAATGGGCGAATGTTTATAACAGCGTCAAAGTAACGCTTTCGACCCATGATGCAGGCGGCATAACCCAGCTTGATGTCAATCTCGCCATCATCATGGATATGATTGCGGCTGACATGTCTTCGATCGAACGCTAAGCTATTTTTCGATCCAATTTGTTGCTGTATTTTGCTGCCATTTTTCGCGGTGGAGCAAGGGAGTATCTTTGTTGTTTTCTGGCCATCCAAGACACAAGTAAGCTGAAAACTCCCAATTTTCTGGAACTCCCAGAATATCTTTGATGCCTGCAGGGTCAAGAATAGAGACCATACCAAGCCCTAGGTTTTCA
Proteins encoded:
- a CDS encoding serine protease; this encodes MDKIVRPENLATLLMRYFHSSEPLATDQPSILKLADFVNSDPSWNESLDVGYLFHVVNQLVNQGLLVDLGGVALDRLYMGRGFSETNAEYGTYENRVGGPIEIFRRHSGSVSPVLVKDSNNDDGLGTGFFLGNANTFVTARHVVEGMQSVKVLDAKGKPRNIIRISYHANPNIDLAVFLLEAEAALTAPLTAPLTAPPFRKSSHVLGESILSIGFPPVPGFDRLTVLEHGEIGSEIKVMNGEVVSNGSNYLEATEYFLVNARVKGGSSGAPVLNRDGFVVGVVASTAISSASSDTLDGFGYGIITPASHLDDLLKEEMRHDVEFVELSDNGEIKTALERPL
- a CDS encoding recombinase family protein — protein: MAIIGYARVSTTGQSLETQEGRLESAGVEKLYSEKRSGVDAVRPELRACLDYVRDGDTLIVTKIDRVARSAADFHSILKQLSDKGVSFKALDDPDADTSTRSGKLLIGILALIAEFENDIRKERQMEGIAKARAKGTKFGRKKQLTDEAIHSIASMREGGMTVPQIMQDTGLSKASVYRALANN
- a CDS encoding glycosyltransferase, with amino-acid sequence MNTHSVFAVQVVATKSFGGIETAALAYAHMFDELGIPSVCLYRGPGTEMLSSAGVTVMPLPDTLTGPLKYIPFVAMPIISKLKTLAGKRTLLFVVHSDLALQALRRHFPQAKFVAPCHSDKATRKKDADLAITLNKKQQAHVETILEGHRAKAVELGNPFITSRKKAPASDKMRIVFCARFTPVKNPLAVIKAHACLNNPPPLLMIGDGDLMGEAREAAGDDVEFLGWRGDPWQHISRDDILISPSSWEGLPYMILEALDRGVPVIASDIAGHCAALNDGDYGTLTPLGDHAALVATVQEAIANPNVLRDKAEKGIHSISTRFGPKYFWQRLSSALSEKPAV
- a CDS encoding class I SAM-dependent methyltransferase — protein: MSLYINSSRHYLNEFMAAFASDTTADMIVLDAGAGDAPYRHLFNHATYETADLKTVDKRYIDVTYECDLADIPVDDGRFDRIIFNQVLEHVPDPQPVLAELCRTLKPGGQMICSAPLLFEEHEQPYDFYRYTQFAYPIMFGKAGFKVDNIMWLEGYFGTFAYQLRKAGRNIPIFHPRLSKNIFGLAAIPLLLIAKILARLGAGFFSRLDLIAKIEDRGSPKNYVVIAHKAEQTNDRGME
- a CDS encoding polysaccharide pyruvyl transferase family protein encodes the protein MKQINSLVRFEAAARASESPFELTVFDTAIGSQNLGDQIIMKAAYGELRRLFPQAHLWSLPTHDHFGPAGRKRLRHSLFSIACGTNLIHQEMPKRGHWRLPKRFPIPVGYYHPKRLALMAVGSNAEDLSSSATSFLKKSLWSAVPVSSRDKKTADILSKGNLSAAHTTCVTMWDLPKDHAEQLPKHKAEAAVVCLTGTRKAPHERVAFDIQLLEKVRSSYKKCYYWPQGQVDMEYFLSLDQSGFEVLPHSLEAYENLLTSQPSLDYIGARLHGGILAMMHGCRPLIVKVDNRAADIGDSVNLPVIGIEDLDSIDTMINQPRETRVSVPYDAIEMWRSNLINAVEDLLPTSINLSKFRGR
- a CDS encoding TylF/MycF/NovP-related O-methyltransferase codes for the protein MRALRNFLLPTIARKVRRDRLTYLSPEKLKSLISVMKKANANGVEGNVLEMGIALGGSGIVLASIMGERDFYGYDVFGLIPPPSDVDGKRINFVPGLFEGTLPHDGPDPPPMN